The sequence below is a genomic window from Providencia rettgeri.
TATTAATTTGATGTTGTTTTAGTCGAGTTGCTAATGTGTGGAGCCCTCGATTAGCCATATAAACGGTATCTGGATCCGCGGTTTGGCCTAGGAGGTATGAATTTTCACGTAATGTTTCAATACAGCGTTGGTTTGCCACCGCAAGGCCAAGCATACCGTCGGAGTGGCCATTGATATATTTAGTTGCTGATTGGATCGACACATCCACATCAAATAATAATGGTTTAAGTAAGACGCCAGCTGCCCAAGTGTTATCAATCATAATCACAATTTCAGGGGATTTGACGCGTATAGCTTTCACTATTGCTGGTAAATCATGAACTTCCATGGTGATAGAGCCGGGGGACTCTAAAAATACAATCCGCGTATTGGGCTGAATTAAATCAGCAATATCCGTTCCGATGAGTGGATCAAAATACGTGGTTTTGACATTTAGCTTAGTAAGGATGTTGTCGCAAAAATTTTGCGTTGGATCATAAGCTGATCCAGTCACCAGGATATGTTCGCCAGCAGAAATAAACGACAAAATGGTATTGGTAATTGCGGCAGCACCTGATGGGTAAAGGACGCATCCAGCACCTGCTTCTAATTCTGTCATCGCTTCTTGAAAAGCGAAATGTGTTTGTGTACCGCGACGCCCATAAAATAGTACGTTATTTGCACGATGGCGAGTTGCATGACGTTTTTCTTCAAGGGTATCAAAAATAATAGAAGAGGCTCGCTGAATAACAGGGTTTACCCCTTTTTGTGTGTATTTGGGGTTCCGCCCAATATGGACTAATTGTGTTTCAGGTTTTATGTCTGCCATGATTTTTCCCTACACAGAATATGAACTGGTTAAACTTAGAGGTAATTTATACTAAGACGTTAAATGATCCTGATAGAAATGTAACTTGAGTATTCTTCAACTTTCAAACTGTAGGTAAATTTTATTTGTAATATTGGGAATGAATATTTAATTGAACCGTGAATTATTAAGGAAAATAACCGCATAGTAGAGAAGGTCATGTTTGTCTAAACGCAAAAAAACATA
It includes:
- the metC gene encoding cystathionine beta-lyase, with translation MADIKPETQLVHIGRNPKYTQKGVNPVIQRASSIIFDTLEEKRHATRHRANNVLFYGRRGTQTHFAFQEAMTELEAGAGCVLYPSGAAAITNTILSFISAGEHILVTGSAYDPTQNFCDNILTKLNVKTTYFDPLIGTDIADLIQPNTRIVFLESPGSITMEVHDLPAIVKAIRVKSPEIVIMIDNTWAAGVLLKPLLFDVDVSIQSATKYINGHSDGMLGLAVANQRCIETLRENSYLLGQTADPDTVYMANRGLHTLATRLKQHQINSLQVANWLQQRPEVEQVFHPALENSPGHEFFIRDFTGSNGLFSFQLKSRLTTEQFTAFLDNFNHFKMGYSWGGFESLILGYQKEDLLNMRQYDFSPKEGTFFRVHIGLEHTDDLIHDLQLAFERI